The Rhizobiaceae bacterium genome contains the following window.
GTGTTGCCTAGACGCCTTCCAGCAAAACGCTCAGATCGACCGAGGACTTGATGCCGATATTCGGACCTTCGGCTTCAAGAAAGCGTTCTGCAGATTTTCGTCCCTCATCGAAGAGCATATGCAGAAATGCCCGCTCCGCATTGAGCTTTGTGGAATAATCCAGCGAAGTCATGATGTCATTGCGAACCAGATGTATCCGCTTTGCTGCCCATCTCGCGCCTTCGCTGTTGCCTGGATCGACGACCTGGCGAAGGAGTGCCATCATCCTTAGTTCCTTCAAGGTTGTCGCATTGAAGGAAACTTCATTCAATCGATTAAGGATTTCGGCTGCCGAACGTGGTGTGCCTGGTCTTTCAATGGGATTGATAGGGATCAAGATCGTATCGTTCGATTCCAGATCGCGGACCAACGGCGTCAAGGTTGGATTGCCCGTGTAACCGCCGTCCCAATAGCTTTCGCCGTCTATCTCAACCGCCTGAAAGAGTGTGGGCAAGCAAGCGGAAGCGAGCAGGACTTCCGGAGTGATTTCGGGGTTACTGAACACCCGTCCCCGTCCGGTATGCACGTTTGTTGCAGTGACAAATACCTTTATCGGCGAATTCCTGAGCCTTTCGAAATCAATCGTTCTGGCAAGGACAGGAACGAGTGGATGCAGGTTTGCTGGATTGAGGTCGTAGGGCGAAAAAAGTCTCGACATCATATCCACCGTGAGAAACAGGGGCGAATGGTCAAGCGACCATCTTTCCAGCATGATATCTGTTGGTCCACGTTGGAACGGGCTGAAACGCGCTGCGTCTGCGACGGATTCCCAATATCTGGAAAGTGCGGATCGCGCGCCTTCCCGGCCGCCGGCAGCATATCCGTCCGCCAGTACGGCGGCGTTCATCGCACCCGCTGACGTCCCGGAAACCCCCGAAATGTCCATCCAGTCCTCTTCAAGGAACCGGTCAAGCACACCCCACGTGAAGGCACCGTGGGAGCCGCCGCCCTGCAAGGCGAGGTCGACCAGAACAGGGTCGCGCTTTGCATCGGCCGCACCGGCCGATTTGGACGGTCCGCTTGCTGTAGCTTCACTCTCGGGCATGGGCCAATATCCTGAATATCGGCTTCACGCTAAAGGGTTTCTTTTTGCACTGCAACATACGATATGGATCGGTCGGCAGGCGCGATTATCGACCAGCCAAGCTTGACCTTGAGGCGAGATGGGCGATCGCCGTGCGACGGATGTCCTTCGCTTCGATGGCCATTGCAGCCCAGACAAGGCCGACCAGCACGTAGAAATGTCGCCAGTGGTCGGTGTCGATGATGGTGCCCAGAAGCACGTGTCCGAAGAGAGTCACATAGGCGCATATGAAATAGGGTTGCCATGGCCGCTGGCGGAAAAGAAGCGTCGCGCCGCCCGCAAGGGTCAGCACAATCAGCATCACATAGCTCGCAAAGCCGATCCAGCCATAGTCAAGCAGCGCCTTGAGCCAGATGTTGTGCGTGTCCTCGCCAAGCACCTTGCCGAACACGAGCGGGCCGATGCCGAATGGATTCTGCATCGCCATATCGAAGCCGAAGCTGTAGCGGCCGAAGCGTCCAAAACGCCCGGAGTCGTAGTCCTGCGCCAAATGTGCACGCGCGCTGAACAATTCGCCGACGCCGGGGAGTTGAAGGATGGCGAGCAGGGCGAGCGCTGCTCCCGCCACCGCGAGTATGCAGAGAATTGCGATGCGCAGCTTTGTCGCGCCGCGCGTGCGCTGTCCAAGCATGATGATCGTCAGCAGCAGCGCGGAGAGAAGGAAAAGGCCCCACGCGCCTCGCGAGAAGGACAGGAATATTCCAGCGAGCAGCACGAGGAACATTGGAAAGTAGACGACGAACCGCGTCATCGGCGCGGTGTAGAGCCGGTAGAGCAGCAATGTCGCGGGTGCCACGAGAAACGGGCCGAAGACGTTCGGGTCCTGGAATGCGCCGCTGGCGCGCCCGTAACGCGTGAAAATCTCGCCGCCGGGAAGCAGGCCGAAATAGCCGACGATGGCGAGGAAGGCAGTCAGCAGAGCTGCCGTGATCCATGCCTGAAAGACGGTGGCGTAGAGATTGGGCTGCCGCTCGATGGCTGCGGCGAAAAAGACGGATGTCAGGCCGAGAAACAGCGAAACGGCGATGTAGAGGGGCGCGTCGTCGGGATGCGCCATTTGGAGGATCGCGAGCGCGCCGCCGATATTGAATACCGTGACGAAACAGAGCAGCACCGCAACCGTCCGCGAAATGGCCAGCCCGAATGCAAACCAGACGGCCATAAGGGTTGCCATGTAGATTTCATAGGGCGCAGGTTCGTCGAGCACGAAGCCCGACAGCCCCACCCCGAGAAAGATCGAGGCGGCGGCTGCGAGCGCGATCAGTTTTCCATGATGCGCCTGCGTCGAAACACCGGCGGTCAATACGCGTTCTCCGTATTGAACAGGCTGAAGGGCGTCAGCAGCAGGATTTTCAGGTCGAACCAGATCGACCAGTTCTCGATATAATAGAGGTCGTGCTCAGTGCGCTGGCGGATCTTGTCCACCGTGTCCGTTTCGCCACGCCAGCCATTGATCTGCGCCCAGCCCGTGACGCCCGGCTTCACGCGATGGCGCGCGAAATAACCTTCAACGACTTCGTGATAGAGCATGTCGCGGGCGACGGCTGACATGACGTGCGGACGCGGCCCGACAAGTGAAAGATTTCCCCGCAGGACGTTGAAAAGCTGCGGCAATTCATCGATCGAGGTCTTGCGGATGATGCGCCCGACACGCGTGACGCGCGGGTCCTGCCGCCGAACCGCGTTGCGCCCGCTTGGGTCCAGCCGGTCGGTATACATCGAGCGGAACTTGTAGACGTCGATAATCTCGTTATTGAATCCGTGCCGCTTCTGGCGAAAGAATACCGGCCCCTTGCTGTCGAGCTTGATGGCGAGCGCCGTCACCAGCATGACCGGCGCAACCAGCACCAGCGCGAGCAGGCCGAAGGCGATGTCGAAGCAGCGCTTGGCGACCGAATCCCAGTTGCTGATGGGTCGGTCGTACACGTCGAGCATCGGCACGTTTCCGATGTAGGAATAGGTGCGCGGACGGAAACTGAGGTCGCTGGCGTGAGCGGAAAGCCGGATGTCGACCGGCAATACCCAGAGGTCCTTGAGCAGCGATTTCACGCGATTCTCGGCCGTGAGTGGCAGCGACACGATCAGCATGTCGATGCGCGCGATGCGCCCGAACTCGATCAATTCGGAAATCGTGCCAAGCTTGGGATGACCCGCCACGAGCGAGGGCGAGCGCTTGTCGTCCCGGTCGTCGAAGATTCCGCAAATGCGGATATCGTTGGCCGGCTGCTGTTCCAGCGCGCGGATCAGGCCCTCGGCGCGCTTGCCGCCGCCCACGATGATCGCTCGACGTTCCATGCGCCCGTTGCGGACCCAACGCCGCGCAAGACGCGCCACGACATAGCGGACTGCGATGATGGCGACGAAGCCGAGGAAGAACCACGACACATACCAGACCCGCGAGAATTCGTTCGACATGCGTGTGAAGAAGGCCGCCGTCGCCATGAGCGCGAAGGTGGCGCTCCAGACAATCAGCACGGGGCGCAATGCCCGTCTTGAACTCAGCAGCGTCGGAACCTCGTAGGCTTCCGCGAAATCCAGCATCAGCACGGCGAACACCGCCGCCGCAGTCGATACGCCGAGATAGTTCCAGACCAGCGCCGGTTCGTGGCCGACATAGGCGACGTAGAGGAGAAAACCCATCACGGCGAGCAGCGCGGTTTCCGCAAGCTGCATGATTCCGCCCAGCATCACCGGCGAGAACTTGTCTCGTCGGTAAAGTTGCGCGACCTGTTTCGCGACGGGGTTCAGGACTGTTTCAGTTGCCGGTTCCTTCGCCACAAGGGCGAGTCCGACCGCGCCGCTCATTCTCATTTCAATGCAATTCCGCACAATGCAAGGTTGTTGCACCATGCGGCATTGCACCTATAGCGACAAGTTCAGTATTGGGAGAGGGTGGACATTATATAGTATTATATGGAGCCGGCTTACCGCTTTTGGGTGTATGCCGTCATGATCGTTCGGGCCATGCTGCCGAGGCTGAAGCGCTGCTTCAACTCCGCTTCGTCCGGCATCGCATTTGCAAGCAGGTCCGGGTCGTTTGCGAACGCCACCAGACGTTGTGAAAGGCTGTCCGAGTCGGGGTCTACAAGGGCAGGGCAGTCCGCGCCCATGATTTCAGGAATACCGCCGACCTTCGTTGCGATGACCGGCCTGCCTGCGGCCAGCGCCTCCAGCACGATGTAGGGGAAGGATTCGGCGCGGGAGGGAATGACCACAGTGCGCGCAAGCGCGAATGCGGCGCGCGCAGGCATTGCGGGACGAAACTCGATCTGGCCGCCGAGGCCCCGCGCCTCGACGAGCGCCTTGCAGGTAGCCTCCCACTCGCCGTCGCCGACAATCACGGCGGTGAGCTTTCGCTCGAGCGAGCGCTGCGCCGAGGCGATTGCCTCGATGAAGAGGTCGGGGCCTTTCAACTGGCGAAGCGTGCCGATGAAGAGGAGGTCGCTGGCTTCCCGTACGGGCTCGACGGGGATGAACTCCTCGTCACGCAAGCCATTATACGCGATGCAGCTTGCTGTTCTTACCGGACCGACCTTCCTGACATAGGCGGCGCGCTCATAGTCGCAGACAAAGAAAAGGCCGTCCGTCATGCGTTCGAGCCAGCGCTCGACCGCGAAGAAGGATTTGCCCTTGAGGGACCGCTCGTCAAAGTGGAGGCTGCCGCCATGCGGCGAGTAATATCGCCCGACCGGCTTCGACCGCCTCAGCGCGGTTCCAAACAGGCGCGCATAGAGGCCGCCTTTCGCGCCATGCCCGTGCAGCACATCCGGCGCTAGCGCCTTTAGCACCCGGTGCGTCCTCAAGGCGGCGCCGAGGTCGCCAAGGCCGATCTGCCGCTGCATCGGGATGCGGGTGACGCCAAGCGCCAGGCGAGGCTCGACTTCGGCGAAAAGCTTCGCCTCATAGTCGCCGCCGGTCGTGGAGTCGCACACGAACCCCACCGCATGGCCGCTGGCCGTCTGCTCCTCCGCAAGGTCGCGAACATGACGGAAAACGCCGCCGACCGGGGCCCGGAAGCAGTGAACGATGCGAAGCCGCGTTTCCGGCTGCATCAGAACAGGCGTTCGCGAACGTAGATCGTGTCGCCCGGAAGGAGGGGATCGCTGATCGGAACCCGCCCGGTCATCACCTTGCCGTTGATGTCGCGCGTCACATCCACATCGGCCTGGCTGGCACGCGAGGAGAAGCCGCCCGCCGTGGCGATTGCCTTTTGAACCGTCAGCCCCGGAACATAGGCGTATTGCCCGGCAGCGCCGACTTCACCCATCACGAATATCGGGCGGTACTGGTCGACCTCGACTGAAACATCGGGGTCGCGCAGGTAGCCGTTGCGCAGCTTTTCGGCGAGAACCTTTTCAACCTGCTTGGTGGTCTGGCCGCGCGCCGGCACCGCACCGACGAGCGGGAAGGAGATATAGCCGGACTGGTCCACCGCATAGCTGTTGGTCAGGCTCGCCTGCTCGAAAACGGTCACACGCACGCGGTCGCCCGCGCCTAGCACATAGGGCTTGTCCAGCGAGGCATGAAACGCCGACGGGGCTGGCCGATAGCCGGAGCAGCCTGCGGCGAACGCCGCGCCCAGCAGCAGGCAGGACAATGCGATATGCAACTTTCTCAACGGAACGGACCCCTAGCAGCAGGTGCAGCGCCATGAGTCTTATCTAACTGTTAGGGTTAATGGTGCGTAAAAAAATCTTTCGCGATAAGCCCGAAGAGCGCGATTTCCTAACGGTTCTTTAATGGCGTGTTAACCCTCAACTTACCATGAATGTTCACCATACTTATGCCGAGTCTCGCGGGTGGGCGTAATGCCAGGGTTTCAGAACAGCGCGGATAGTACCGATATCGATCTGGGCAGGCTCTTCGCCAGCATCGGACGGCATTGGCTTCGCATCCTGTTGGGGTCGCTGCTGTTCGCGGCGGCGGCGTTCCTGTTCGTGTGGACCGCAACGCCTCAATATCGGGCGGAAACACGGCTGCTCATCGAATCGCGTGAGTCCGTCTTTACGCGACCGGAGGCTTCCGGGTCGAACGAGCAGCCATTGCTCGACGAGGAGGGTGTTACAAGCCAGGTCGAGGTGATCCTTTCGACCGACAATTTGCGGCGCGTCGCTGAAAAGCTCGATCTTGCTTCGGAACCGGAGTTCGGCGCGGACGATCCGAACAGGCTGACGCAGCTTCTCGTTCTGGCCGGGTTGGTGAGTGATCCCGCGCAGATGCCCGTCGATGAACGGGTCATGCGGAAGCTGCGTGAGAATTTGAGCGTCTACCGCGTTGAAAAATCACGCGTAATCGTCATCGAGTTCACCTCGAACACCCCCCGGCTGGCCGCCGCGGTGCCGAATGCGTTGGCGGACGAATTCGTCGCTGGTAGCCAGGCGGTAAAGCGCGATTCGAATGTGAGCGCGACCGATTGGCTGGCGCCGGAAATCGCGGACCTGACGCAGCGGGTCAAGGAAGCGGAAGCAAAGGTTGCAGAATATCGCGCACGGCACGGATTGATCGTCGGGGAGAACAACACCGTGCTTTCGACGCAGCAGCTTTCGGAACTGTCGAGTGAATTGTCGCGGGTGCGCGCCAATCGCGCGACTGCGGAGGCAAATCTTGACAGCGTGCGCAAGGCGCTGGACAGCGGATCGACATTGGATGCACTGCCGGAAGTGGTGGCCTCGCCGCTGATCCAGAGCCTGCGCGAGCGGCTGGCGCAGACGCGCGCCCAGATTGCCGATCTTTCAATCACGCTGCTGCCGAATCATCCGCGCATCCGGGCGCTTAACGCGCAATTGGCCAATCTGGAACGCCAGATCCGCGCTGAGGCGGGAAATGTGCTGAAGGGATTGACCAACACGGTCGAGACGGAGCGCGCGCGCGAGCAGCAATTGGTGGCCGATCTAAATCGCCTGAAGGCCGAGTCGGGACGGGCGGGCGAGCAGGAAGTGGACCTGCGTGCGCTGGAACGGGAGGCGGCGGCGCAGCGCGACCTGCTTCAATCCTATATGACGCGCTATCGAGAAGCCTCCTCCCGGCAGGATCGCAACTATGTGCCTGCGGATGCGCGCATCTTTTCGCGGGCGACCGAGCCTGCCGAACCCTACTATCCGCGCAAGCTGCCGATTATCGGCGCGGCGTTCGGGGCAGGGTTGCTGGTCATGTCCATCCTGACGCTTCTGGGTGAATTGTTTTCGGGCAGGGCAATGGTTCCGGCCGGCGGCGCGCGGCTTGAGCCTGTGAATGAAATTGAGACGCTGGAAGCGGCGAAGCCCGCCGCGCCGCTTGTTCTGCCGGTTGCGCAGGAAAAGCTTGTGCCACCGACGCCCGTTCTCGCTGACAAGTCGAAAGACCGTGAGATGGGGATTGCGGGCGTGGCTCGCCATCTCATCGAGCGCGGCTCGGGCAGGGCGCTTTTCATTTCACCTGAGGGCGATGAAGCTGCTGCTTCTTCGGTGATGGTGGCGCGCGAGATCGCGGACGCCGGGCTTCGGGTGCTGCTGATCGATCTGACGACGAACAGCGTCGCCGGAAAGCCGATGCTCGACGGTCGCCCCTTGCCGGGGATAACCGACCTGCTGGCGGGCGCGGCGCAATTCACCGATGTGATCCATGTCGATCTTTATTCCGACGCCCATGTCATTCCGTCGGGCACGTCGGAGCCGGAGCGCGCCATGCAGGGAATAGACCGGCTGCCGATGGTGCTGGATGCGCTCGATACGGCCTATTCAATCGTGATTGTCGAATGCGGTCCGGTGCGCGCGGAATCGATCCGCAGGCTGGCGGGCGCAGGCTGCGAACTGTTCGTAAGCGCGATCGACGTGCACGACAGTGCGGTGACCAGTGCGACCGAAGCTCTTGAGGTGCAGGGCTACAGGGATGTGACGCTGGTCACGCCGGTCGGGCACATTGCGCCGCCGCCACCCATGCCGGGCCTCGACGCCGCGTAGCGGGCAAAACAATCAGGCCTGTTGAACCTCGGTGCCCCGTATCATGCGGCGCAACCGCTTGGCCTGCTCCCAGACCTGGGGCTGTGATTTCAGCCAACGCTTTGCCGAAGAGCCCGCGCGCAATCCGGCGGCGGCGACACGGCCCTTGAGCGTCAGCGGCACAGTTACGTCGAAATGCTCGATTTCGATGTCGCACCACTGCCGCTTGTACGGTTCGTCCCCGACGCTGAAATCATACAGGCGATATCCGTCCATCGCGGCTTTGCGGATGATTTCGAAGAACAGGTAGGAGCCGGGGCTGTAGGAGCTGAGTTCGTCATTCGCAAAGGAGCAGAACTCACAGACCAGCCGCTCGCCGTCATGGCTGTGCCCCGAGACGGCACGCAATTTGCCGCCAATCTCCAGCCCTTCCAGGGTGAACAGCCGAACCTGGCCATTCAATGCATCGGCGAAGAGGTTGCGGAAGGCAGCGCGAACATGATGCGGGGCGAATGGATCGTCGATGCCCTGCGCGGCGAAGCGCTGCGCCTTCATGTCCAGAAATTCCGACCAAAGCCGGTCGATCTCGACGGGTGTTGTGGCGGTTATCATCCGGATCTCACCGGCCTCGCTGAATTTCTTGATCTGGCGACGGTACTTCTTGTACCTGCTGCTTCCGCCCGTTCGGGCAATGAGGCCGTCGAAGCCGCCCGTCAAATCGGCAGCAAGCGCGATGTTGGCGCTTTGCCGGTGCGGCATCGTGACAAGCGGATTGGGCTTGCCGGCACGCGACCGGCTCATGCGATCCAGACTGACAAGGTCGATGTCCGGGCGCTCGGCGGCGATGGCCTTGAAAAGCACGTCCAGCAATTCAGGCTCGATGCGGTCGATTGAACCGTAGGAGCAAAGCGGAAAGTTGCCGTTTGCGTGGCGATGGCCTGCAAAACGGGCGACAGTGAGGGAGCCTGTGCGAACGACTTCAAGCGCAAGTCCGAGCAGGCAGGCGCCGTCGGTCGAATGGATGCGGGCCACCAGAATGTCCGCGCCTGCATTCGCCCATGCCTGAACCCATTCGGGGCTTTGCGCCGGCGCGAAAATCGCCTGCATGCTCGCCCGCTCATAGGCCGCGAGGTCGTCGTCGATCCTGAATTCCCAGCGCGAGCCCGCCAGTTTATGCGTGTGACGCCGCATAATCCTGGGCTGGCTCAGTGCGTCTTCTCGAAAAGCAATATCCGCCATTGCATCATAGTCCGCCGTGCCCCGCCCGTCCTGTGGTGCGGCGCAAACCTATTCCTGAAATAATTCCCGAGGGTTTCAGTGAACGTTAAAATGCAAAAAAACCGGCTGGAGGGAATTTTATCCCTTCGGCGAAATCATCATCCATTTGATGAGCAGCATAGCCGGTAATATCCACAAAAGGCCCGACACGAGGAAAAAAAGGAAGTGCACAATCGGCCCTGAATCGCCGAGGCGCGCGACGGCAATGGCTGTTGCGAGCAGCGAATAGACAACAACCAGCGCGACAAGCAGCACGGTTCCGATCAGCTTTTTCAGGCGAATGGGCATGGCAAACCGGATAGCCTTTCCGAAGGGTCGCTGCAACAGCGACGCGACCGCATGTCGCGCGTCGCCGCTCGCCCTTGCAACGCATGGCGCGATGGTTCACCAACACAGCCCATGAGCACAACCGCCGTCCTTTCGCCCAGCAAACAGGCCACTGACACAATACAACGCAACCGAGCCTTGCTGCGCATCTGGCTCTATGTTGTCCTGCTGGCGCTGTTCGCACTGGTCCTCGTCGGAGGTGCGACGCGGCTGACGGATTCGGGGCTTTCCATTACCGAGTGGAAGCCGATCCATGGCGTCATTCCGCCGCTGAACGACGCGGAATGGCAGGAGGAATTTGCAAAATACCAGCAGATTCCGGAGTATCAGCAGATCAACAAAGGCATGGATCTTGCTGCTTTCAAACAGATTTTCTGGTGGGAGTGGGCGCACAGGCTTCTTGCGCGCAGCGTTGGAGTCATTTTTGGCGTGCCCTTGCTCTTGTTCTGGCTCGCGGGCCGGGTGGAACGCCAGTTGATGCCGAAGCTGCTCGGGATTCTTGCGCTTGGCGCGTTTCAGGGCGCGGTCGGCTGGTGGATGGTCGCGTCCGGGCTGGTGGAGCGTACGGATGTAAGCCAGTACAGGCTGGCCACTCACCTCACCATTGCCGCCGTGATCTTTGCCTCAACAATGGTGGTTGCAAGGGGCCTGCTGCCGTCGCAAGGCAAGGCCGCAAGCCGTTACATCCAGAATTTCGCGGGCATCCTGATGGTCGCGGTGCTCGTGCAGATTTATCTCGGCGGGCTGGTCGCGGGGCTCGATGCCGGATTGAGCTACAACACCTGGCCGTTGATGGATGGCCGTGTCGTGCCGGGAGATATGTTCGTCCTTGAACCGGCATGGCGAAATTTCTTCGAGAACCCGAAACTGGTGCAGTTCGTGCACCGCCTCGGCGCCTATACCGTTTTCGCTCTCGCTCTCTGGCACATGATTGCGGTGCGAAAGCGGGAGCCGGGAACGCCGCACGCGCGGCGCGCGCTGATCCTGTTTCACCTCGTGCTTTTGCAGGCAATCGTCGGGATCGTGACGCTCCTGACGCAGGTGCATCTGCACGTCGCCCTGACACATCAGGCGCTGGCTCTGATCGTGCTGGGCTATGCCGCCGCGCACTGGCGCGCGACGAAGGGCAGCTATCCGCTGCCGCGCCTAGTGGCTGCGTCCTAGCATAAGGTCCATGTTCTGGACGGCTGCGCCTGACGCGCCCTTGCCGAGATTGTCCAAAAGGGCAATCAGGTTTGCCTGCCCATTCCCCTCAGTGCCGAACACAAAGAGCTTCATGCGGTCCGTATCCGCGAGTTCCGTCGGGTCGAGCCGCGTGATTTTCGCGCTTTCGGCCAGCGATACGACCTCGACAATCGATTGCCCCGCATAGTGCCGCTCAAGCGCAGCGTGCAGGTCGGCAAGGGAAGGCGTGCCGTTCAAATCGCCTAGATAGAGCGGAAGCTGCACGATCATGCCCTGCGGAAAGCGGCCCACCGAGGGTGAAAAGATCGGGCGGCGGTCAAGCAGGCCATGCGTCTTCATCTCCGCGACATGCTTGTGCGTGAGCGGCAGCCCGTAAACGAAATAGGGCGCGGCGATGTGATCCGGGTTCGCCGGATCTTCCATCTGCGCGATCATCTGCTTGCCCCCTCCGGTGTAGCCGGAGACGGCGTTGATCGTGACCGGATAGTCGGCGGGCAGGATCCCGGCAGTCACCAGCGGGCGGACCAGGGAGATCGCGCCGGTCGGATAGCATCCGGGGTTGGCTACCAGCCGTGCGCCCGCTATGCGGTCGCGCTGAGCGGTCTCCATCTCGGCAAAGCCATATGTCCAGTCCGGGTGGACCCGATGGGCCGTGGAGGTGTCGATGATGCGGGTGGAGTTCCTGCCTTCCAGCATGGCGACGGCCTCGCGGGACGCGTCGTCGGGCAGGCAGAGGATGGCGATATCGGCCTCCGAAAGCATCGCCGCGCGAACGTCGAGGTTGCGGCGCTCCGCCTCCGGGATCGACAGAAGCGCAAGATCATCGCGGCGCGCCAGCCTCGAACGGATCTGCAATCCGGTCGTGCCGTGTTCGCCGTCGATAAAGACCTTAGGTTTCATGTCGATTTCACTCCTGAAGGCCGGCACTCATATGCCGCCTGCCTCGTGCAGTCCAGCGCCATTGCCGCCATCGTCGAAACGCGCGCGCCGCTCCGCCAGCAAGCCGAGATAATGCATGGCGACGGACGAAGCCGCGATTGCCGTAATATCGGCATGGTCATAGGCCGGTGCAACCTCGACCACGTCCGCGCCGACAATGTCGAGATGGGTGAGCTGGCGCAAGACCGACAGGATCTTGGCGGAGGAGGGCCCCCCCGCGACCGGAGTGCCCGTTCCCGGCGCAAAGGCGGGGTCAAGGCAGTCGATGTCAAAAGTGACGTAGCACTTGCGCCCCCCCGTGCGGTCGGCAATCGCGTAGGCGATGTCCGCCGCCCGCATCTCTTCGACCTCGTTGCCGTAGATGATCTTGATGCCGCAGTCCTCAGGCGCATGGGTGCGAATGCCGATCTGGATGGAACGGTCGGGGTCCACGACGCCTTCGCGGACCGCGCGCGCGACGAAACTGCCGTGGTCGATCCGCTTGCCGTCGTCGAACCAGGTGTCCTGATGCGCGTCGAATTGCACGAGGGCGAGCGGTCCGTAGATTGCCGCATGCGCCTTGAGAATGGGCCAGGTTACGAAATGGTCGCCGCCCAGCGTCAGCAGGAACGCGCCGCTTTTCAGGATCCTGCTCGCCTCGCGTTCGATGATTGCCGGAGACTTCTGGTGGTTGCCATTGTCGAGCAGGCAATCGCCGTAGTCGACCACGGCCATCCTTTCGAAAAGGTCGCGATGGAACGGATACTGCGGATCATTGTCGAAAATCGCCGAGGCGCGGCGGATCGCCTGAGGCCCGAAGCGCGCGCCGGGGCGATTGGTCACGGCTGCATCGAACGGGACACCCCAAACGACAACGTCTGCTCCCTTG
Protein-coding sequences here:
- a CDS encoding DUF2842 domain-containing protein, whose product is MPIRLKKLIGTVLLVALVVVYSLLATAIAVARLGDSGPIVHFLFFLVSGLLWILPAMLLIKWMMISPKG
- a CDS encoding COX15/CtaA family protein, with protein sequence MSTTAVLSPSKQATDTIQRNRALLRIWLYVVLLALFALVLVGGATRLTDSGLSITEWKPIHGVIPPLNDAEWQEEFAKYQQIPEYQQINKGMDLAAFKQIFWWEWAHRLLARSVGVIFGVPLLLFWLAGRVERQLMPKLLGILALGAFQGAVGWWMVASGLVERTDVSQYRLATHLTIAAVIFASTMVVARGLLPSQGKAASRYIQNFAGILMVAVLVQIYLGGLVAGLDAGLSYNTWPLMDGRVVPGDMFVLEPAWRNFFENPKLVQFVHRLGAYTVFALALWHMIAVRKREPGTPHARRALILFHLVLLQAIVGIVTLLTQVHLHVALTHQALALIVLGYAAAHWRATKGSYPLPRLVAAS
- the argC gene encoding N-acetyl-gamma-glutamyl-phosphate reductase; protein product: MKPKVFIDGEHGTTGLQIRSRLARRDDLALLSIPEAERRNLDVRAAMLSEADIAILCLPDDASREAVAMLEGRNSTRIIDTSTAHRVHPDWTYGFAEMETAQRDRIAGARLVANPGCYPTGAISLVRPLVTAGILPADYPVTINAVSGYTGGGKQMIAQMEDPANPDHIAAPYFVYGLPLTHKHVAEMKTHGLLDRRPIFSPSVGRFPQGMIVQLPLYLGDLNGTPSLADLHAALERHYAGQSIVEVVSLAESAKITRLDPTELADTDRMKLFVFGTEGNGQANLIALLDNLGKGASGAAVQNMDLMLGRSH
- the speB gene encoding agmatinase encodes the protein MPSSSIDNALTARSLTGAASDPTYAGILSFMRRKYTKNLKGADVVVWGVPFDAAVTNRPGARFGPQAIRRASAIFDNDPQYPFHRDLFERMAVVDYGDCLLDNGNHQKSPAIIEREASRILKSGAFLLTLGGDHFVTWPILKAHAAIYGPLALVQFDAHQDTWFDDGKRIDHGSFVARAVREGVVDPDRSIQIGIRTHAPEDCGIKIIYGNEVEEMRAADIAYAIADRTGGRKCYVTFDIDCLDPAFAPGTGTPVAGGPSSAKILSVLRQLTHLDIVGADVVEVAPAYDHADITAIAASSVAMHYLGLLAERRARFDDGGNGAGLHEAGGI